A DNA window from Streptomyces sp. B21-083 contains the following coding sequences:
- a CDS encoding glycine cleavage T C-terminal barrel domain-containing protein, translating into MEHLIDRQRDRYQALLELADRPFDVERPAVFSPAAAAQDEANVKGLLFRWTPVFIPYEYTNWGEESLAHVQSCYIGDWSAIGKLRVHGTEALTALTRIGMNNLSRFEPGQIKHHVQLDERGHIASEGLLYRVAEEEFVYSGGGVDWTAWQIDQGGWDARSEVISPDMFIFEIQGPTSLFALEAATGKSLRDIGFNRSRMTSISGIPVRILRSGISGELGYELHGSADDANAVWTAVVEAGAEHGIRQLGMRSQLVAHIEAGIATVGIDYLPSSIITPGAPKLFPRGMPDGSFIPTDVTEYFRRPGELGWGRRGALTSHDFIGRDALAAEATEGGPARHLAGLHWNNEDVIALFASQFGDGPLPDPMEMPRKIGASLDQVLVNGNPVGVSTSRTYSTHLRRTISLCVIDRDLAAPGTEVSVLWGNPGTAQRELRATVTSLPMKEDRRRTDVSTL; encoded by the coding sequence ATCTGATCGACCGGCAGCGCGACCGCTACCAGGCTTTGCTGGAACTGGCCGACCGTCCCTTCGATGTGGAGCGGCCGGCGGTGTTCAGCCCGGCGGCCGCCGCCCAGGACGAGGCGAACGTCAAGGGTCTGCTCTTCCGGTGGACGCCCGTTTTCATCCCGTACGAGTACACCAACTGGGGCGAGGAGAGCCTGGCCCATGTGCAGTCGTGCTACATCGGCGACTGGTCGGCCATCGGCAAGCTCCGCGTCCACGGGACCGAGGCCCTGACCGCGCTCACCCGCATCGGCATGAACAACCTGTCACGCTTCGAGCCCGGCCAGATCAAGCATCACGTCCAGCTGGACGAACGCGGCCACATCGCCTCCGAGGGCCTGCTGTACCGGGTGGCCGAGGAAGAGTTCGTCTACAGCGGCGGCGGCGTCGACTGGACCGCCTGGCAGATCGACCAGGGCGGCTGGGACGCCAGGAGCGAGGTGATCAGCCCCGACATGTTCATCTTCGAGATCCAGGGGCCGACGTCGCTGTTCGCACTCGAGGCCGCGACCGGCAAGAGCCTGCGCGACATCGGCTTCAACCGGAGCCGCATGACCAGTATCAGCGGCATCCCCGTGCGGATTCTGCGCTCGGGGATCTCCGGGGAGCTGGGGTACGAACTGCACGGGTCCGCCGACGACGCCAACGCGGTCTGGACGGCGGTCGTCGAGGCCGGGGCCGAGCACGGCATCCGCCAACTGGGGATGCGCTCCCAACTCGTGGCCCACATCGAGGCGGGCATCGCGACCGTCGGCATCGACTACCTGCCTTCGTCGATCATCACGCCAGGGGCGCCCAAGCTCTTTCCCCGCGGGATGCCGGACGGCAGTTTCATCCCAACCGACGTGACGGAGTACTTCCGCCGCCCCGGTGAGCTCGGCTGGGGCCGTCGCGGAGCCCTCACCTCCCACGACTTCATCGGACGCGACGCGCTGGCAGCGGAGGCGACCGAAGGCGGCCCGGCGCGCCACCTGGCAGGCCTGCACTGGAACAACGAGGACGTGATCGCCCTGTTCGCCTCCCAGTTCGGCGACGGCCCGTTGCCCGATCCCATGGAGATGCCCCGCAAGATCGGCGCCAGCCTCGACCAGGTGCTGGTCAACGGAAACCCGGTAGGCGTCTCGACCTCCCGCACGTACAGCACGCACCTGCGCCGCACCATCTCCCTCTGCGTCATCGATCGCGACCTGGCGGCACCGGGCACCGAGGTGTCGGTGCTGTGGGGGAACCCCGGCACCGCCCAGCGCGAGCTCCGCGCCACCGTCACCTCCCTGCCCATGAAGGAGGACCGCCGTCGCACCGACGTCAGCACGCTGTGA
- a CDS encoding alcohol dehydrogenase catalytic domain-containing protein, whose product MKAAVIPEVNGRWELREVPTPQPGPGEVLMRVRASGVCVNDVLATTGAIRFPSVDPAITGHEPAGEVVAVGPGVTTRRVGDRVGTHWVRAACGRCDYCRLGLPVTGQAAFACAAPTTTGFSVQGGHAEYMVVGADETVLLPDGLPFELAAPMLCAGYTGWSALRAGEPQPHERVAVLGIGAVGHLAVQFAHACGLETIAMTSSPDKHDVARRLGADEVVANGVELRAAGGADVILATGKSYPAAAEALTGLRPGGRLVLSGIDPTAPFTVPPAGRGLPFIGTRMQVIGSTHNGPQYLREALDLAAAGKVTPMVETFPKEEVATVVDKVAKGAVRFRAVVTY is encoded by the coding sequence GTGAAGGCAGCCGTGATACCCGAGGTCAATGGCAGGTGGGAACTGCGCGAGGTGCCTACTCCGCAGCCAGGGCCCGGCGAGGTGCTGATGCGGGTGCGCGCCTCCGGCGTATGCGTCAACGACGTCCTGGCCACCACCGGGGCGATCCGGTTCCCCTCGGTCGACCCTGCGATCACCGGACACGAGCCGGCGGGCGAGGTCGTCGCGGTCGGGCCGGGGGTCACCACGCGCCGCGTCGGTGACCGGGTGGGAACCCACTGGGTACGGGCCGCCTGCGGACGGTGCGATTACTGCCGTCTGGGCCTGCCTGTTACCGGGCAGGCCGCCTTCGCGTGCGCGGCACCCACCACGACCGGTTTCAGCGTGCAGGGCGGACATGCCGAGTACATGGTCGTGGGCGCCGACGAGACCGTACTCCTGCCCGACGGACTCCCCTTCGAGTTGGCCGCGCCCATGCTGTGCGCGGGCTACACGGGCTGGTCCGCCCTGCGCGCCGGGGAGCCTCAGCCGCACGAGCGGGTCGCCGTGCTCGGCATCGGCGCGGTGGGCCATCTGGCGGTGCAGTTCGCGCACGCCTGCGGCCTTGAGACGATCGCGATGACAAGCTCGCCGGACAAACATGACGTGGCACGGCGGCTGGGCGCGGACGAGGTCGTGGCGAACGGCGTCGAATTGCGCGCAGCGGGCGGCGCCGACGTCATCTTGGCGACCGGCAAGTCGTATCCGGCCGCGGCGGAGGCGCTGACGGGCCTGCGGCCCGGCGGGCGACTGGTCCTGTCGGGCATCGACCCCACCGCCCCCTTCACCGTCCCGCCCGCCGGCAGGGGCCTTCCGTTCATCGGCACTCGCATGCAGGTGATCGGTTCCACCCACAACGGGCCGCAGTACCTCCGGGAGGCCCTCGACCTCGCCGCCGCGGGAAAGGTCACCCCCATGGTCGAGACGTTCCCGAAGGAGGAGGTGGCCACGGTGGTCGACAAGGTCGCCAAGGGCGCCGTCCGCTTCCGCGCGGTGGTCACCTACTAG
- a CDS encoding TetR/AcrR family transcriptional regulator codes for MRHPGRLPLTVKNEEQGAGRGMRRDAVRNRRKLLEAVGEALRTEPGAMTMAVVAERANLSLATAYRYFPSVEELLKAYLLGVIVQLRNYSHDCPKTGPALFEDVVREWARLVRSYGPAMVQIRSRTGFLTRLRDNDEVITPVRDAWERPIRSVMRHLDVPDEHFDHALFLYNAMFDPREILDLISTGLPEEVAISRLTAAYYGALQGWAGA; via the coding sequence ATGAGGCATCCCGGGAGGCTCCCCCTGACGGTCAAGAACGAGGAACAGGGTGCTGGGCGCGGCATGCGCCGCGACGCGGTCCGCAACCGCCGCAAGCTCCTGGAAGCCGTGGGGGAAGCACTCAGGACCGAGCCCGGCGCGATGACCATGGCCGTCGTCGCGGAGCGGGCCAACCTGTCGCTGGCCACGGCCTACCGGTACTTCCCGTCGGTCGAGGAGCTCCTCAAGGCCTATCTGCTCGGCGTGATCGTCCAGCTGCGCAACTACAGCCACGACTGCCCCAAGACCGGCCCGGCCCTGTTCGAGGACGTGGTGCGGGAATGGGCTCGTCTGGTCCGCAGCTACGGCCCCGCCATGGTCCAGATCCGGTCGCGCACGGGCTTCCTCACCCGCCTGCGCGACAACGACGAGGTGATCACCCCGGTCCGGGACGCCTGGGAGCGCCCCATTCGCAGTGTGATGCGGCACCTGGACGTGCCGGATGAGCATTTCGATCACGCGTTGTTCCTGTACAACGCCATGTTCGATCCACGCGAGATCCTGGACCTGATCAGCACCGGCCTCCCGGAGGAGGTAGCGATCAGCCGTTTGACGGCGGCCTACTACGGGGCTCTCCAGGGCTGGGCAGGCGCCTGA
- a CDS encoding pyridoxal phosphate-dependent aminotransferase, with translation MGEPDSNTPQPVVEAAVRALRAGRTRYSQITGSPDLRQEIASHLARFQGLGVDPANVVVTHGGSAGLAATALALLNPGDRVLLPEPTYSLYADHAAMAGAKVEWISTRPDGSIDLNRLAAAAAGARMLILCNPVNPTGMVFSKADIEGVGAILRDHPDLYLLSDEAYSDIVFDEIAFTSASELISVRDRVVLSGTFSKSYSMTGWRIGFICAAAAVAEKINLVHRTINGPLNTFVQDAAVEALRIPDKDLHALSARFQRRRDLIMRHLDGLDAVSVVRPLGAFYAFPRIDSALSSVELAQRFAVGGVLVRAGSEFGPSGEGHVRLSFATDEAVLEEGLRRFTHVINAL, from the coding sequence ATGGGTGAACCGGACAGCAACACGCCGCAGCCAGTGGTGGAAGCTGCCGTCCGGGCGTTGCGCGCCGGTCGCACTCGTTACTCGCAGATCACAGGGTCGCCGGATCTCCGGCAGGAGATCGCCTCCCACCTGGCGCGTTTCCAGGGCCTCGGGGTCGACCCGGCGAATGTCGTCGTCACTCACGGAGGCAGCGCCGGCCTCGCAGCCACCGCCCTCGCTTTGCTGAACCCGGGCGATCGAGTGCTGCTCCCCGAACCGACCTACTCCCTGTACGCGGACCACGCGGCCATGGCAGGGGCCAAGGTCGAGTGGATCTCCACGCGGCCTGACGGCTCCATCGACCTGAACAGACTCGCGGCGGCCGCAGCGGGAGCCCGCATGCTCATCCTGTGCAATCCCGTGAACCCCACCGGAATGGTGTTCTCCAAAGCCGATATCGAAGGAGTCGGCGCCATTCTCCGCGATCACCCCGACCTCTACCTCCTGTCGGACGAGGCATACAGCGACATCGTCTTCGACGAGATCGCGTTCACCTCGGCATCTGAACTGATCTCCGTGCGGGACCGGGTGGTGCTCTCCGGCACGTTCTCCAAGTCGTACTCGATGACCGGCTGGCGCATCGGTTTCATCTGCGCCGCAGCCGCTGTCGCCGAAAAGATCAACCTCGTTCATCGGACGATCAACGGCCCTCTGAACACCTTCGTCCAGGACGCGGCCGTCGAGGCGCTACGCATTCCCGACAAAGATCTGCACGCACTCTCGGCGCGCTTCCAGCGGCGACGAGATCTCATCATGCGGCACCTCGACGGACTCGACGCGGTGAGCGTCGTTCGGCCTCTCGGAGCGTTCTACGCATTCCCTCGTATCGACAGCGCCCTGTCCTCCGTCGAACTCGCGCAACGGTTCGCCGTCGGAGGCGTGCTCGTACGCGCCGGGTCCGAATTCGGCCCGTCGGGCGAGGGGCACGTACGCCTGTCCTTCGCCACGGACGAGGCTGTACTCGAAGAGGGGCTGCGCCGCTTTACGCACGTCATCAACGCGCTTTAG
- a CDS encoding ABC transporter substrate-binding protein encodes MLAVGSLVTLSACSGSGDSGGSSSGGKSVTVEFWGAAVGLDKSVALWNKSHPDIKVKYSQIPAGSIGGYAKMQNAVKAGNAPCLGQVGYDTLSNFIATGALEDISQYADAGKDKFVPWTWQMSSVGDRVFGIPVDTGPMAMYYRTDLFKKYKISPPKTWDDFAAAAQKVHSANPSAYLTTTPQDAYDLGALTWQAGGKWFGTANDRWQVTIDNPQTSKVAQYWQGLLDKKLVTSDPMLDTAWFKKVQDGQLLSLVSAVWAAPLISKNLPELSGKWAVAPMPQWSAGQQTAGNRGGSATVVLKGCEHPKEATEFATWMSTDSDSVTNLIKNTGIYPAATSGQQLPAVDQPSKYFGGQNIYDVFKTAAANTSTGWVWGPTMSQVQSDMKDGLKKAGAGQGTIPKTVTSVQDSTVAAMKSQGLSVGK; translated from the coding sequence ATGTTGGCCGTTGGCTCGCTCGTCACGCTCAGCGCCTGTAGCGGGTCCGGCGACTCGGGCGGTTCGAGTTCCGGCGGCAAGTCGGTGACGGTGGAGTTCTGGGGGGCGGCGGTCGGCCTCGACAAGTCCGTGGCGCTGTGGAACAAGTCGCACCCCGACATCAAGGTCAAGTACAGCCAGATCCCGGCGGGCAGCATCGGCGGCTACGCCAAGATGCAGAACGCGGTGAAGGCCGGCAACGCACCCTGTCTCGGACAGGTGGGCTACGACACCCTCTCGAACTTCATCGCCACCGGCGCGCTGGAGGACATCTCCCAGTACGCCGACGCCGGCAAGGACAAGTTCGTGCCGTGGACCTGGCAGATGTCCAGCGTCGGCGACAGGGTGTTCGGCATCCCGGTCGACACCGGGCCCATGGCGATGTACTACCGCACCGACCTGTTCAAGAAGTACAAGATCTCGCCACCGAAGACCTGGGACGATTTCGCCGCGGCCGCGCAGAAGGTGCACAGCGCCAACCCCTCGGCCTACCTGACGACCACGCCGCAGGACGCCTATGACCTGGGGGCGCTGACCTGGCAGGCCGGAGGCAAGTGGTTCGGTACCGCGAACGACCGGTGGCAGGTGACCATCGACAACCCGCAGACGAGCAAGGTCGCGCAGTACTGGCAGGGCCTGCTGGACAAGAAGCTGGTCACCAGTGACCCGATGCTGGACACGGCCTGGTTCAAGAAGGTGCAGGACGGGCAGCTGCTGTCGCTCGTCAGCGCCGTGTGGGCGGCTCCGCTGATCTCCAAGAACCTGCCCGAGCTGTCCGGCAAGTGGGCCGTGGCGCCCATGCCCCAGTGGTCCGCCGGGCAGCAGACGGCCGGTAACCGCGGAGGCTCGGCGACCGTGGTGCTCAAGGGCTGCGAACACCCGAAGGAAGCCACGGAGTTCGCGACCTGGATGAGCACCGACAGCGACAGTGTCACCAATCTAATCAAGAACACGGGAATCTACCCGGCCGCGACGAGCGGACAGCAGCTGCCTGCCGTGGACCAGCCGTCGAAGTACTTCGGCGGACAGAACATCTACGACGTGTTCAAGACAGCGGCCGCGAACACGAGCACGGGCTGGGTGTGGGGCCCGACGATGAGCCAGGTTCAGTCCGACATGAAGGACGGGCTCAAGAAGGCCGGAGCCGGACAGGGCACCATCCCGAAGACCGTGACCTCCGTCCAGGACAGCACCGTCGCGGCCATGAAGAGCCAGGGGCTGAGCGTCGGGAAGTGA
- a CDS encoding carbohydrate ABC transporter permease gives MATRTPGDALAHPIAGSAAKRIPGRGHTRSAVLFLAPFGLLFTAMLLAPIGYAVYQSFFRTHRSGLGLGPSTTVFAGFDNYVTALHDSRFMSSFLRVFTLGIVQVPVMLGLALLLALLLDSRGAVFKKVFRQIYFLPYALPGVIAAIMWSFLYAPSVSPFTAALRHVGLEVNFLSDDLVLASIGNMMTWAWTGFNMLIIYSALQAIPGELTEAAVMDGCSGWRVAWHVKIPAVRPALILTTVFSIIGTAQLFNEPAVLSQVAPTVSPTYTPILATQQSADINNYNYAATQSVILALLTFVLSFGFLKFTQRKGTFA, from the coding sequence ATGGCGACAAGAACGCCTGGCGACGCTCTCGCCCACCCCATCGCCGGCTCGGCAGCAAAGCGTATCCCCGGCCGTGGCCACACTCGTTCCGCGGTGCTCTTCCTGGCACCGTTCGGGCTGTTGTTTACGGCGATGTTGCTCGCACCGATCGGCTACGCGGTGTACCAGAGCTTCTTCAGGACGCACCGCAGCGGCCTCGGACTGGGACCGTCGACGACTGTCTTCGCCGGGTTCGACAACTACGTGACGGCTCTGCACGACAGCCGGTTCATGTCGTCGTTCCTGCGGGTGTTCACACTCGGCATCGTGCAGGTGCCGGTGATGCTGGGCCTGGCGCTCCTCCTGGCGCTGCTGCTGGACTCGCGTGGCGCCGTGTTCAAGAAGGTCTTCCGGCAGATCTACTTCTTGCCCTACGCGCTGCCGGGCGTGATCGCCGCGATCATGTGGTCGTTCCTGTACGCACCGAGCGTCAGCCCGTTCACCGCTGCCCTGCGGCACGTCGGGCTCGAAGTGAACTTCCTGTCCGACGACCTCGTGCTCGCCTCGATCGGCAACATGATGACGTGGGCCTGGACCGGCTTCAACATGCTGATCATCTACTCGGCCTTGCAGGCGATCCCCGGCGAACTCACCGAAGCCGCTGTGATGGACGGCTGTTCCGGGTGGCGGGTCGCATGGCACGTGAAGATTCCCGCGGTACGGCCGGCGCTGATCCTCACCACGGTGTTCTCCATCATCGGCACCGCCCAGCTGTTCAACGAGCCCGCGGTGCTGAGTCAGGTCGCCCCGACCGTCTCCCCCACCTACACGCCGATCCTGGCCACACAGCAGTCGGCGGACATCAACAACTATAACTACGCGGCCACCCAGTCGGTCATCCTCGCCCTGCTGACCTTCGTGCTGTCGTTCGGCTTCCTCAAGTTCACCCAGCGGAAGGGCACCTTCGCATGA
- a CDS encoding carbohydrate ABC transporter permease, with the protein MTTVTPTATRAAAGSPGRLRTSSLAGRAGVFAVMALFALYTLIPVWWLLVTATKNKGYLFTTNGLWFSHFDLWTNIRDVFQEQDGIFARWLLNSALYSFGGAAVSTTLSAMAGYALAKYAFRGRDLTFNVILGAVLIPDVMFALPLYLMFSQVHLVNTYWAVFLPSVVSPFGVYLSRIYAGASVPDELIEAARLDGAGEARIFWRVAMPIMSPALVTIFLFQFVSIWNNYLLPLLMLNSDELQPVTVGLANWREGVNQGIPYNITITGAFLSVIPLIVAFLVLQRFWRSGLAAGSVK; encoded by the coding sequence ATGACGACCGTCACTCCCACAGCAACACGTGCCGCCGCCGGGTCTCCCGGGCGACTGCGTACGTCATCGCTGGCCGGCCGGGCGGGCGTGTTCGCGGTCATGGCGCTCTTCGCCCTGTACACGCTCATCCCGGTCTGGTGGCTGCTGGTCACCGCGACGAAGAACAAGGGCTACCTGTTCACCACGAACGGGCTGTGGTTCTCCCACTTCGACCTGTGGACCAACATCCGTGATGTCTTCCAGGAACAGGACGGCATCTTCGCCCGGTGGCTGCTGAACAGCGCCCTCTACAGCTTCGGCGGCGCGGCGGTGAGCACGACACTGTCGGCCATGGCCGGGTACGCGCTGGCCAAGTACGCCTTCCGCGGTCGCGACCTGACCTTCAACGTCATCCTCGGCGCCGTCCTGATCCCGGACGTCATGTTCGCGCTGCCCCTGTACCTGATGTTCAGCCAGGTCCACCTCGTCAACACCTACTGGGCCGTCTTCCTGCCCAGCGTCGTCAGCCCGTTCGGGGTCTACCTGTCGCGCATCTACGCCGGAGCGTCGGTACCGGACGAACTGATCGAAGCCGCGCGACTCGACGGTGCTGGCGAGGCCCGGATCTTCTGGCGGGTCGCCATGCCGATCATGTCCCCCGCACTGGTCACCATCTTCCTGTTCCAGTTCGTCAGCATCTGGAACAACTACCTGCTGCCCCTGCTCATGCTCAACAGCGACGAACTTCAGCCGGTCACCGTCGGGCTGGCCAACTGGAGGGAAGGGGTGAACCAAGGCATCCCCTACAACATCACCATCACCGGCGCGTTCCTCTCGGTGATCCCTCTGATCGTCGCGTTTCTCGTCCTGCAGCGGTTCTGGCGCTCCGGACTGGCCGCCGGGAGCGTGAAGTAG
- a CDS encoding alpha/beta hydrolase: MALHPSISARLSQIEDLLSWREALADPAVQPRLQEYRTWKAAAALPSVETSDVSIPGPHGPIAVRVYRPPSAPQRPRPGLVWVHGGGWVFGDLDMHEADWTAREVCARADVVVVNVDYRLAVDGVTYPVPHDDVVAGIRWVRENAAVLGIEPARITVGGASAGANLAAGAVLRLRDDDNWLPATLVLAYATMHAVSPPLAPALAEAFAPLPRMVRILPEDVAEMTANYLGGTPDPHGYAFPAGTVLDGLCPTLVLDAEYDDLRASSEAFATALVKSGVPVRQVTVPGVLHGFLNLPTSLEPVDHALAVLAQTVATAHAGELAPDQGERE, encoded by the coding sequence ATGGCCCTGCATCCCAGCATCTCCGCGCGACTCAGCCAGATCGAGGACCTCCTGTCCTGGCGCGAGGCACTCGCCGATCCGGCCGTGCAACCTCGCCTGCAGGAATACCGGACCTGGAAGGCGGCAGCGGCACTGCCCTCCGTCGAAACCAGCGACGTGAGCATTCCCGGCCCCCACGGCCCGATAGCCGTCCGCGTCTACCGGCCGCCGTCAGCACCGCAGCGGCCTCGCCCTGGCCTGGTCTGGGTACACGGCGGCGGATGGGTCTTCGGCGATCTCGACATGCACGAGGCCGACTGGACCGCCCGCGAGGTGTGCGCCAGGGCCGACGTCGTGGTCGTGAACGTGGACTACCGGCTCGCGGTCGACGGCGTGACGTATCCAGTGCCGCACGACGACGTCGTGGCGGGCATCCGATGGGTGCGCGAGAACGCCGCGGTGCTCGGCATCGAACCGGCGCGGATCACCGTCGGTGGCGCGAGCGCGGGGGCGAACCTCGCCGCAGGAGCCGTACTTCGCCTGCGGGACGACGACAACTGGCTGCCCGCCACGCTGGTACTGGCCTATGCGACCATGCACGCCGTCTCGCCGCCCCTCGCGCCGGCGCTGGCCGAGGCATTCGCGCCATTGCCGCGCATGGTCCGGATCCTGCCGGAGGACGTGGCCGAGATGACGGCCAACTACCTGGGCGGCACGCCGGATCCGCACGGCTACGCCTTCCCCGCGGGCACCGTCCTGGACGGACTCTGTCCCACCCTGGTGCTCGACGCCGAGTACGACGATCTGCGCGCCAGCAGCGAGGCATTCGCGACTGCACTCGTGAAGTCGGGCGTACCCGTGCGGCAGGTCACAGTGCCCGGCGTACTGCACGGCTTCCTCAATCTGCCCACTTCCCTGGAACCGGTGGACCACGCGCTCGCCGTCCTGGCCCAGACGGTGGCAACGGCTCATGCGGGAGAACTCGCGCCGGACCAGGGAGAACGCGAATGA
- a CDS encoding sugar phosphate isomerase/epimerase family protein, with the protein MTERLYSVQLYTLRDGITTDLPGTLERVAAMGFENVELWRFEQYRDEYRRALSETRLRPLSAHADLVDGGGDASAVVRAAAELGIGTLIEPRIGAERWTTRGDIEAAAARLNAVARRARDEGVTIGYHNHDHEVRHDFDGRTGLEVFAEALDDDVVLELDTFWAEVGGASAVELISRLGARVKFLHVKDGPYTTTLSEQQPVGQGAMPVTDILKAAPEAVRIVELDDYAGDMFDAVRQSLRYLMEVDR; encoded by the coding sequence ATGACGGAGCGCCTGTACTCAGTTCAGCTCTATACGCTGCGCGACGGCATCACGACGGATCTCCCGGGGACGCTGGAGCGCGTCGCCGCGATGGGATTCGAGAACGTGGAGTTGTGGAGGTTCGAGCAGTACCGAGACGAGTACCGGCGCGCGCTGTCTGAGACACGGCTGCGCCCGCTGAGCGCACACGCCGATCTCGTCGACGGAGGCGGAGACGCTTCCGCGGTTGTCCGCGCGGCGGCCGAGCTCGGGATCGGCACGCTCATCGAACCGCGGATCGGCGCCGAGCGATGGACCACGCGCGGGGACATCGAAGCGGCGGCTGCGAGACTGAACGCCGTCGCGAGGCGTGCCCGGGACGAGGGCGTCACCATCGGGTACCACAACCACGACCACGAGGTCCGTCACGACTTCGACGGCAGGACCGGCCTCGAAGTCTTCGCGGAGGCGCTGGACGACGACGTCGTCCTGGAACTCGACACTTTCTGGGCCGAGGTCGGTGGTGCTTCCGCCGTGGAGTTGATCTCGCGGCTCGGAGCACGCGTCAAGTTCCTGCACGTCAAGGACGGCCCGTACACCACAACCCTCTCGGAGCAGCAGCCGGTCGGCCAGGGTGCGATGCCGGTGACCGACATCCTGAAGGCGGCACCGGAAGCGGTCCGCATCGTGGAACTGGACGACTACGCGGGCGACATGTTCGACGCCGTGCGGCAGAGCTTGCGTTATCTCATGGAGGTCGACCGATGA
- a CDS encoding Gfo/Idh/MocA family protein, whose protein sequence is MSSKRVGVGVIGAGVISRYYLENMTRFPDLNVVAVADLDQERAGAVAGKFGLRSMLVHELLTCDDIEIVLNLTVPAAHFDVSARILASGKHVWSEKPLATSRSDARTLLDEAGRQGLRVACAPDTFLGGALQTAQRAVLAGRIGEPKSALAIMQSPGPEGAHPNPAFYYDQGAGPLLDMGPYHVTALVQTMGAVRRVSSVSSTARAVRRVLVGADAGTEFDVRVPSQHMALLEFASGARATLVTSFDSGIRRDLLELHGTQASLEVPNPNRFEGTGRLVPFHAEPEDVPAVGSTWGRGVGVLELARSIRDDVSERASGALACHVLDVLLAVEEAARAGAPLTLESTVASPAPLDEDWDPTAATL, encoded by the coding sequence ATGAGCTCGAAGCGGGTGGGGGTCGGTGTCATCGGCGCCGGCGTCATCAGCCGGTACTACCTCGAGAACATGACGCGGTTCCCTGATCTGAACGTTGTCGCGGTAGCCGACCTCGACCAGGAACGCGCCGGTGCTGTTGCAGGTAAGTTCGGGCTGCGGTCCATGCTCGTCCACGAGCTCCTGACGTGCGACGACATCGAGATCGTGCTGAACCTCACCGTCCCCGCCGCCCACTTCGACGTGTCGGCCCGGATCCTCGCGAGCGGCAAGCACGTCTGGAGCGAGAAGCCCCTCGCCACCAGCCGTAGCGACGCACGGACACTGCTGGACGAGGCGGGCCGGCAAGGGCTTCGCGTGGCCTGCGCGCCGGACACGTTCCTCGGTGGTGCCCTGCAGACGGCACAACGAGCGGTCCTCGCGGGCCGCATCGGCGAACCGAAGAGCGCACTGGCGATCATGCAATCCCCAGGACCGGAGGGCGCGCACCCGAATCCCGCCTTCTACTACGACCAGGGAGCCGGCCCGCTGCTGGACATGGGGCCTTACCACGTCACCGCGCTCGTGCAGACCATGGGCGCCGTCCGGCGCGTGAGTTCGGTTTCCTCAACCGCACGGGCCGTCAGGCGCGTCCTCGTCGGTGCGGACGCCGGGACCGAGTTCGACGTGCGCGTACCGAGTCAGCACATGGCCCTTCTCGAGTTCGCCTCCGGCGCTCGGGCGACCCTCGTCACGAGCTTCGATTCGGGCATCCGCCGCGACCTCCTCGAACTCCACGGGACGCAAGCGTCACTGGAGGTGCCCAACCCCAACCGTTTCGAGGGAACGGGCAGGCTCGTCCCCTTTCACGCCGAGCCGGAAGACGTACCCGCTGTCGGGTCCACGTGGGGCCGGGGAGTGGGGGTGCTGGAGCTCGCTCGCTCGATACGCGACGACGTATCGGAACGCGCCTCCGGCGCTCTCGCCTGCCACGTTCTCGACGTGCTCCTCGCCGTCGAGGAGGCGGCACGGGCCGGGGCACCGCTGACCCTCGAATCCACCGTGGCATCGCCGGCTCCCCTGGACGAGGACTGGGACCCCACGGCCGCGACCCTCTAG